In Candidatus Rokuibacteriota bacterium, one genomic interval encodes:
- a CDS encoding DNA-binding response regulator produces MLVVEDDEGVRAAYRVIFESEYDIVAVPDGLSAIEIVQSRPVDVVLLEILMRGIDGLEVLREIKAFDGQIPVVMATAVKTVRTAVDAMRLGAFDYLTKPFDDEEVLGVARRAVAQRRQQAPPGAGGTARPLARAVPAPGRILIIGGDIGWQSVLAVALQRSGLVELVATAAALVADADLRWVKGVIVDPGEVAPGILGFLTALRERLPISPVLVLGAAPDVSELRTPRLHWVARAPGHLARLVDGMTAACPAGRPAAAPLTPYSGRAMEHLAIHYGHPLTVAGVAGAIGISESHLAHTFRADTGMSVRKFLTRVRVRVAEHLLATTSGKVAGIAAKAGFFDASHLARVLRRHAGPRSGARRPTRAEGL; encoded by the coding sequence ATGCTCGTCGTGGAGGATGACGAAGGGGTCCGCGCGGCCTACCGGGTGATCTTCGAGAGCGAGTATGACATCGTCGCGGTCCCGGATGGCCTCAGCGCGATCGAGATCGTTCAGTCCCGTCCCGTCGATGTCGTGCTCCTGGAAATCCTCATGCGCGGCATCGACGGCCTCGAAGTGCTCCGGGAGATCAAGGCTTTCGATGGGCAGATCCCGGTGGTCATGGCGACGGCCGTGAAGACGGTGCGGACGGCCGTGGACGCGATGAGGCTCGGCGCCTTCGACTATCTCACGAAGCCGTTCGACGACGAGGAGGTACTGGGCGTGGCCCGCCGTGCCGTGGCGCAGCGGAGGCAGCAGGCTCCTCCTGGGGCTGGGGGAACCGCCCGACCGCTGGCGCGCGCGGTGCCCGCCCCGGGGCGCATCCTCATCATCGGGGGCGACATCGGCTGGCAATCCGTCCTCGCCGTCGCCCTCCAGCGATCGGGCCTCGTGGAACTGGTCGCCACCGCGGCCGCCTTGGTCGCCGATGCGGATCTGCGGTGGGTCAAGGGTGTGATCGTGGATCCTGGCGAAGTGGCACCAGGGATCCTCGGCTTCCTCACCGCGCTGCGAGAGCGTCTTCCGATCAGCCCGGTGCTCGTTCTCGGCGCCGCTCCGGACGTGTCCGAGCTCCGCACGCCGCGCCTGCACTGGGTGGCGCGCGCTCCTGGGCATCTGGCGAGGTTGGTCGACGGGATGACTGCCGCGTGCCCGGCGGGCCGGCCGGCGGCGGCTCCGCTGACCCCTTACTCCGGGCGCGCGATGGAGCATCTCGCGATCCACTATGGGCACCCACTCACGGTTGCCGGCGTGGCCGGCGCCATCGGAATCTCGGAGAGTCATCTCGCCCACACCTTCCGGGCCGATACGGGGATGTCTGTCAGGAAATTCCTGACACGGGTCCGGGTGAGAGTCGCCGAGCACCTGCTGGCGACGACGTCCGGCAAGGTGGCCGGGATCGCCGCGAAGGCCGGGTTCTTCGACGCCTCCCACCTCGCGCGAGTCCTCCGCCGGCACGCCGGGCCCCGTTCCGGGGCGCGCCGCCCGACCCGCGCCGAAGGGCTGTAG
- a CDS encoding DUF2341 domain-containing protein: protein MTITAPPASIPQGYSLKVTLDHAALVAAGKSLASGQDVRVVYWNGAAHVELDRILAPGSSWNTSTTTLWFKAQAAVSAGAPDDNHALYYGNTAAGAAPASGDSVFLLWDDFQAAALNAAKWVVLTSGAVTVTVSNGQVKVSGTTDASNQYSGFGVRSVATFTADFLVESSFSIAAQGTGAHANWKGAFGLGEGCASGLGVKSAGSTNKRIRCWNGSIWVDIADSSLDAQTFAGRGVGQALTSDGVGRHYEDGVLKATRTGLSTAARTPVLRYGPDQASQTFDVRFDNVLVRMFLAADASISVTLGAEVAQTGNPAPTLGAISPTSAVAGGAGFTLTATGSSFVSGSVVRWNGADRTTSFVSATQLQATIPATDLANPGTAQVTVFTPTPGGGTSAPQAFTITSAATTLAITSVNGGANPTAGAPFSVVVTSQNPQGGSAAVATATGTTLSLKTGTGTLGGTLTGTIPAGTSQVTISGVTYTRAESGVVFTATRTTGDALTPGDSAAFTVNAGPASALAFTTQPANAAVGGLIPGPPTVAVRDSQGNTVTTSTASITVAIGTNPGGGTLSGTATRSAASGVASFSDLSINNAGTGYTLTATAAGLAGATSNAFSVGGTGTISGSVSRGSDGRAVGGATVEALQGGTARATDVTAQDGTYSLPNLAAGTYDVRASADGYLASSENGVVVTGGATATVNLSLTAGPLPGSIAYLYDRSGRLVGVVDPAGETAVYSYDPVGNLLSIARRSSSVVSIIDFSPGSGAIGATVRIYGTGFSATASQNTVSFNGVTAALTSSTATEIVTAVPSGATSGPIAVTAPSGSATSSASFIVGGAGGAPTISGFSPGIATAGTPLTINGTNFDPAYANNKARFNITLGTVTTATASSLGTSVPSSTGSGRISVTTPGGMAVSSGDLFIPPSPYTPPDVVFTSRMGNPGNASVTIGTASKIALVVFDGQGGQPLNVSMTGVTIPQSTVTLYSPTGAALASMSVSTGGGSFPIQTLPGNGSYTILVAPTSPYTGSMTLAVGTPPDLVVVAPVTVPTAPVLPNADGSYSVPISWTVQNTGMSGIPTSASWTDRVYVSVDAVEDGVDVIVRDEAHVDGLAGGASYASGAVTVTVPASVSPGSYYIIIRTDVHQQIAESDEGNNTRASATQVTLAPRPDLVVTSLQAPGSVARNGDGTWSVPVLWAVQNVGTTPTPAYPSWWDRVYLSTDTVLDGSDIGLGQVYHADGLAAGATYQGWLTVTVPGSVAPGSYSIIVKTDDPYNDLIEADETNNTRASGIQVTLSP from the coding sequence GTGACGATCACGGCGCCTCCGGCGTCCATCCCGCAGGGGTACAGCCTGAAGGTCACGCTCGACCACGCAGCACTCGTGGCTGCGGGGAAGTCGCTCGCCTCCGGACAGGACGTGCGGGTCGTGTACTGGAACGGCGCCGCACACGTCGAGCTCGATCGCATCCTCGCGCCCGGCTCGTCCTGGAACACGAGCACGACGACGCTCTGGTTCAAGGCGCAGGCCGCAGTGTCCGCCGGAGCCCCCGACGACAACCACGCCCTCTACTACGGCAACACGGCAGCCGGCGCGGCCCCCGCCAGCGGCGACAGTGTGTTCTTGCTGTGGGACGACTTCCAGGCGGCGGCGCTCAACGCGGCCAAGTGGGTGGTCTTGACCTCGGGGGCGGTGACGGTCACGGTCAGCAACGGTCAGGTGAAGGTCAGCGGGACGACGGACGCCAGCAACCAGTACTCCGGCTTTGGGGTCCGATCAGTGGCCACGTTCACGGCCGACTTTCTGGTGGAATCCTCGTTCAGCATCGCGGCCCAAGGGACCGGGGCCCACGCCAACTGGAAGGGGGCCTTCGGGCTCGGCGAAGGCTGTGCGAGCGGGCTGGGGGTGAAGAGCGCGGGGAGTACGAACAAGCGGATCCGGTGCTGGAACGGGTCGATCTGGGTGGACATCGCCGACAGCAGTCTGGATGCCCAGACGTTCGCGGGGCGCGGGGTGGGCCAGGCCTTGACGAGTGACGGGGTGGGGCGCCACTACGAGGACGGGGTGCTCAAGGCCACCCGTACCGGGCTCAGCACCGCCGCGCGCACCCCCGTCCTCCGGTATGGGCCGGATCAGGCCAGCCAGACCTTCGACGTTCGGTTTGACAACGTGCTGGTCCGGATGTTCCTCGCAGCGGACGCGTCCATCTCGGTCACCCTTGGAGCCGAGGTCGCACAGACCGGGAACCCGGCCCCGACGCTCGGCGCGATCTCGCCGACGAGTGCGGTCGCCGGAGGCGCGGGCTTCACGCTGACCGCCACCGGCAGCAGTTTCGTGTCGGGTTCCGTGGTGCGCTGGAACGGGGCGGACCGGACGACTTCCTTCGTGAGCGCCACGCAGCTTCAAGCCACCATCCCCGCGACCGACCTGGCGAACCCGGGCACCGCCCAGGTCACCGTATTCACGCCGACGCCCGGTGGCGGCACATCGGCGCCTCAGGCCTTCACGATCACCAGCGCCGCGACCACGCTCGCCATCACCTCGGTCAATGGCGGCGCCAACCCGACGGCGGGGGCCCCGTTCTCGGTCGTCGTGACGTCCCAGAACCCCCAGGGGGGCAGTGCTGCCGTCGCCACCGCCACAGGCACGACCCTGAGCCTCAAGACGGGCACCGGTACCCTCGGGGGCACGCTCACCGGGACGATTCCCGCGGGGACGAGCCAGGTCACCATCAGCGGAGTCACGTACACCAGGGCCGAGAGCGGAGTGGTCTTCACCGCCACGCGGACGACGGGCGACGCCCTGACCCCGGGCGACAGCGCGGCGTTCACGGTGAATGCTGGTCCAGCCAGCGCCCTCGCCTTCACCACCCAGCCCGCGAACGCCGCCGTGGGGGGGCTGATCCCCGGGCCCCCAACCGTCGCGGTACGGGACAGCCAGGGCAACACCGTCACGACCTCCACGGCGTCCATCACGGTTGCCATCGGGACGAACCCGGGGGGCGGGACCCTCAGCGGCACCGCCACCAGGAGCGCTGCGTCCGGGGTGGCGAGCTTCAGCGACCTCAGCATCAATAACGCCGGGACGGGCTACACGCTCACCGCGACGGCGGCGGGGCTCGCGGGGGCCACGAGCAACGCCTTCAGCGTCGGGGGAACCGGCACGATCAGCGGGAGTGTGTCGCGCGGCAGTGACGGCCGGGCCGTCGGCGGGGCAACGGTCGAGGCCCTCCAGGGTGGCACGGCGAGAGCCACCGATGTGACCGCGCAGGACGGAACCTACAGCCTTCCGAACCTCGCCGCCGGGACCTACGACGTCCGGGCGTCTGCCGACGGGTACCTCGCCAGCTCAGAGAACGGGGTGGTGGTGACAGGCGGCGCAACGGCGACCGTGAACCTGAGCCTCACCGCTGGTCCGTTGCCGGGGTCGATCGCATACCTGTACGACCGATCGGGGCGTCTGGTGGGAGTGGTGGACCCCGCGGGGGAGACGGCCGTGTACAGCTACGACCCGGTCGGGAATCTCCTCTCCATCGCCCGTCGCAGCTCCAGCGTGGTGTCGATCATCGACTTCTCGCCAGGCAGCGGGGCCATAGGGGCAACGGTGCGGATCTACGGTACCGGATTCAGCGCGACGGCATCGCAGAACACCGTGAGCTTCAATGGGGTAACGGCGGCGCTGACGTCGAGCACCGCGACTGAGATCGTCACGGCCGTACCCTCCGGTGCGACCTCGGGCCCGATTGCCGTCACCGCACCGAGTGGGTCAGCGACCAGCAGTGCATCGTTCATCGTTGGGGGAGCGGGCGGCGCCCCGACGATTAGCGGTTTCAGCCCCGGGATTGCGACGGCTGGCACACCGCTCACGATCAACGGGACGAACTTTGATCCGGCGTATGCAAACAACAAGGCGCGCTTCAACATCACGCTGGGGACTGTCACCACGGCTACGGCGAGTTCGTTGGGGACGAGCGTGCCGTCGTCCACGGGGTCGGGACGCATCTCGGTCACAACCCCGGGCGGGATGGCGGTGAGTAGCGGGGATCTCTTCATCCCACCCTCTCCGTATACCCCCCCTGACGTGGTGTTCACGAGTCGCATGGGAAACCCTGGGAATGCGTCAGTCACGATTGGGACAGCTAGCAAGATCGCACTGGTCGTGTTCGACGGCCAGGGAGGACAGCCGCTCAACGTGTCGATGACCGGGGTGACGATCCCGCAGAGCACGGTCACGCTCTACAGTCCTACCGGCGCCGCCCTCGCATCCATGTCGGTGAGCACAGGCGGCGGGAGTTTCCCGATACAGACCCTCCCGGGCAACGGGAGCTACACGATCCTCGTAGCACCGACGAGTCCGTACACAGGAAGTATGACATTGGCCGTTGGTACGCCGCCGGACCTGGTGGTGGTCGCTCCGGTGACGGTGCCGACGGCGCCGGTGCTCCCGAACGCGGATGGGAGCTACAGCGTGCCGATCTCCTGGACGGTGCAGAACACGGGGATGAGCGGGATTCCCACCTCGGCCTCCTGGACGGATCGGGTGTACGTCTCGGTGGACGCGGTCGAGGACGGGGTGGACGTGATAGTGCGAGACGAGGCGCACGTCGATGGGCTGGCAGGGGGAGCGAGCTACGCGTCGGGCGCGGTGACGGTGACAGTTCCGGCGAGTGTCAGTCCGGGGAGCTATTACATCATCATCCGGACCGACGTCCACCAGCAGATCGCCGAGAGCGATGAGGGGAACAACACCCGGGCGTCGGCCACCCAGGTGACGCTGGCCCCTCGGCCGGACCTGGTGGTGACATCGCTCCAGGCGCCAGGGAGCGTGGCACGGAACGGCGACGGCACGTGGAGTGTCCCCGTGCTCTGGGCAGTCCAGAACGTGGGAACGACACCGACGCCGGCATACCCGTCCTGGTGGGATCGGGTGTATCTCTCGACGGACACGGTGCTGGACGGGAGCGACATCGGCTTGGGGCAGGTGTACCACGCTGACGGGCTTGCAGCGGGAGCCACCTACCAGGGCTGGCTGACGGTGACGGTGCCGGGCTCGGTGGCGCCCGGCAGCTACTCCATCATCGTCAAGACCGATGACCCGTATAACGACCTGATTGAGGCCGACGAGACCAACAACACCCGGGCCTCGGGAATCCAGGTGACGCTCTCGCCATGA
- a CDS encoding site-specific DNA-methyltransferase — protein MKPFYQTRLGRAYLGDALDVLADLPSESVNLIVTSPPFPLTFQKKKPYGTVRIDEYIAWFLPIADHCKRVLREDGSFVIDIGGVWNKGAPTRSLYQYHLLLALHDKVGLHLAQDIYWYNPGALPAPAEWVNVRRIRVKCAVNLVWWLSKTPWPKADNRKVLKEYSADMRRLLERGYRAKARPSGHTITSKFTRDHGGAIPPNLIELGNNDSNGEYLKRCQQAGLPVHPARFPPGLPEFFIKLCTDRGDVVLDMFAGSNITGQAAEHLDRRWIAIELVEDYLDGSKFRFPPLFVTQSASVRTR, from the coding sequence ATGAAGCCCTTCTACCAGACGAGACTCGGCCGGGCCTACCTGGGCGACGCGCTCGACGTTCTGGCGGACCTGCCGAGCGAGTCGGTCAACCTGATCGTCACGTCGCCCCCGTTCCCCCTGACCTTCCAGAAGAAGAAGCCGTATGGGACGGTCCGCATCGACGAGTACATCGCCTGGTTCCTGCCCATCGCCGACCACTGCAAGCGGGTGCTGCGCGAGGACGGAAGCTTCGTGATCGACATCGGCGGGGTCTGGAACAAGGGAGCCCCGACCCGCAGCCTCTACCAGTACCATCTTCTCCTCGCGCTCCACGACAAGGTGGGCCTTCACCTCGCGCAGGACATCTACTGGTACAATCCCGGAGCCCTCCCCGCCCCTGCCGAGTGGGTGAATGTCCGCCGAATCCGGGTGAAGTGCGCGGTCAACCTCGTCTGGTGGCTGTCCAAGACCCCCTGGCCCAAAGCCGACAACCGCAAGGTCCTCAAGGAGTACAGCGCCGACATGCGCCGCCTGCTCGAGCGCGGGTATCGCGCGAAGGCCAGGCCGAGCGGCCACACGATCACGTCGAAGTTCACGCGCGACCACGGCGGGGCGATTCCACCAAACCTCATCGAGCTCGGGAACAACGACTCGAACGGCGAGTACCTCAAGCGCTGCCAGCAGGCGGGGCTTCCGGTCCACCCGGCTCGGTTCCCGCCGGGCCTCCCGGAGTTTTTCATCAAGCTCTGCACTGACCGGGGAGATGTCGTTCTCGACATGTTCGCGGGATCGAACATCACGGGGCAAGCGGCCGAGCATCTCGACCGGCGCTGGATCGCCATCGAGCTCGTCGAGGACTACCTCGATGGATCGAAGTTCCGCTTCCCGCCGCTGTTCGTGACACAGAGCGCGTCCGTCCGGACCCGATAG
- a CDS encoding SDR family oxidoreductase, with amino-acid sequence MRLTGKVALITNCSAFMGPALTEEFAREGATLALHDREPKAAAPLVVLAERLGRTALALTGDLAESAEADRAVDAVVARFGRLDVLVNNNACPPAGCATEAVTDAAWRELMQRLLDEPFYCLRAALRVMRPARRGKIINMSSAAAFPGLARYAAYTAARAGINGLTKAVGREVARDGIQVNAIAQNYVENPTYFPPELVADPKALERMVKNIPAGRIARSEESARLAVYLASEDADFFVGQVIPFAGGWVT; translated from the coding sequence ATGAGACTCACCGGCAAGGTCGCGCTGATCACCAACTGCAGCGCCTTCATGGGCCCGGCCCTCACGGAGGAGTTCGCGCGGGAGGGCGCCACGCTCGCGCTCCACGACCGCGAGCCGAAGGCCGCCGCGCCCCTGGTCGTTCTCGCCGAGCGCCTCGGGCGCACGGCGCTGGCCCTCACGGGGGACCTCGCCGAGTCGGCCGAGGCCGATCGCGCCGTGGACGCCGTGGTGGCGCGCTTCGGCAGGCTCGACGTGCTCGTGAACAACAATGCCTGCCCGCCCGCGGGCTGCGCCACCGAGGCGGTCACGGACGCGGCGTGGCGGGAGCTGATGCAGCGGCTCCTGGACGAGCCCTTCTACTGCCTGCGCGCCGCGCTCCGGGTCATGCGGCCGGCCCGGCGCGGGAAGATCATCAACATGTCCTCGGCCGCCGCCTTCCCGGGGCTCGCCCGCTACGCGGCCTACACGGCGGCGCGGGCCGGGATCAACGGGCTCACCAAGGCGGTGGGGCGGGAGGTGGCGCGCGACGGCATCCAGGTCAACGCCATCGCCCAGAACTACGTGGAGAACCCCACCTACTTCCCGCCGGAGCTCGTGGCGGACCCGAAGGCCCTCGAGCGCATGGTGAAGAACATCCCGGCGGGCCGCATCGCGCGCAGCGAGGAGTCGGCGCGCCTCGCGGTCTACCTCGCCTCCGAGGACGCCGACTTCTTCGTGGGGCAGGTCATCCCCTTCGCCGGCGGCTGGGTGACGTGA
- a CDS encoding AbrB/MazE/SpoVT family DNA-binding domain-containing protein, whose translation MRITSKGQVTIPLAIRRKAGLLPATEVEFRLRGSTVILRRVRAASHRGGRLLAGMRGRATTRLTTDQIMALTRAR comes from the coding sequence ATGCGGATCACGAGCAAGGGACAGGTGACGATCCCGCTGGCCATTCGCCGCAAGGCGGGGTTACTGCCGGCAACCGAGGTGGAGTTCCGCCTGAGGGGGAGCACTGTCATCCTTCGCAGAGTCCGGGCCGCCAGCCACCGGGGCGGGCGGCTCCTGGCTGGCATGCGAGGGAGGGCCACCACCCGGCTGACCACCGACCAGATCATGGCCCTGACGCGCGCCCGGTAG
- a CDS encoding type II toxin-antitoxin system VapC family toxin, with the protein MREILVDSNVILDVVTEDTTSFEWSSGQLARLAEDHALVINPIVYSEVSVGFEQIEDVDAALPADFFRREALPWEAAFLAARCFLRYRRAGGRKRSPLPDFYVGAHAAVRGLPLLTRDARRYRSYFPRLTLVAP; encoded by the coding sequence ATGCGCGAGATCCTCGTCGACAGCAACGTCATCCTCGACGTGGTGACGGAGGACACGACGTCGTTCGAGTGGTCCTCGGGGCAGCTCGCGCGCCTGGCCGAAGACCATGCGCTCGTCATCAATCCCATCGTGTACTCCGAGGTCTCGGTCGGCTTCGAGCAGATCGAGGACGTCGACGCTGCCCTTCCGGCCGACTTCTTCCGGCGGGAGGCCCTGCCCTGGGAGGCGGCCTTCCTGGCGGCCAGGTGCTTCCTGAGATATCGGCGAGCGGGCGGCCGGAAGCGCTCGCCCCTGCCGGACTTCTACGTCGGAGCCCACGCGGCGGTACGCGGACTGCCGCTCCTCACACGCGATGCGCGGCGCTACCGCAGCTACTTCCCGAGGCTGACGCTGGTCGCGCCCTGA